A single genomic interval of Picosynechococcus sp. PCC 7003 harbors:
- a CDS encoding fatty acid desaturase — translation MQSTVRSPGSRESLRQDLPFTLKDVKAAIPDYCFQPSVFRSLAYFFLDIGIIAGLYAIAAYLDSWFFYPIFWFAQGTMFWALFVVGHDCGHGSFSKSKWLNNLIGHLSHTPILVPFHGWRISHRTHHSNTGNIDTDESWYPIPESKYDQMGFAEKLVRFYAPLIAYPIYLFKRSPGRGPGSHFSPKSPLFKPAERNDIIVSTAAIIAMVGFLAWFTVQFGLLAFVKFYFVPYVIFVVWLDLVTYLHHTEADIPWYRGDDWYYLKGALSTIDRDYGIFNEIHHNIGTHVAHHIFHTIPHYYLKDATEAIKPLLGDYYRVSHAPIWRSFFRSQKACHYIADQGSNLYYQPKK, via the coding sequence ATGCAAAGCACAGTCCGCTCCCCAGGGAGTCGCGAGTCTCTACGGCAGGATCTGCCCTTCACCCTGAAGGATGTGAAAGCAGCCATCCCAGACTACTGTTTTCAGCCTTCTGTCTTCCGTTCCCTCGCTTATTTCTTTCTTGATATTGGGATCATTGCCGGTCTCTATGCGATCGCCGCTTATTTAGATTCTTGGTTTTTCTATCCCATCTTTTGGTTTGCCCAGGGCACGATGTTTTGGGCTTTATTTGTGGTCGGCCATGATTGCGGCCACGGCTCTTTTTCTAAATCCAAATGGCTCAATAACTTAATCGGCCATTTGAGCCACACGCCGATTTTGGTGCCCTTCCATGGTTGGCGCATTTCCCACCGCACCCACCACTCCAATACGGGCAACATTGATACCGATGAGAGTTGGTACCCGATCCCAGAGTCGAAATATGACCAAATGGGTTTCGCTGAAAAGCTTGTCCGTTTCTATGCGCCCCTGATTGCCTATCCAATTTATTTGTTTAAGCGATCGCCGGGTCGGGGGCCTGGTTCCCATTTTTCGCCAAAAAGCCCTTTGTTTAAGCCTGCCGAGCGCAACGATATCATCGTCAGCACCGCCGCGATTATCGCCATGGTCGGTTTTCTCGCGTGGTTTACAGTGCAGTTCGGGCTTCTTGCCTTTGTGAAATTCTATTTCGTGCCCTACGTCATCTTTGTAGTTTGGCTCGATTTAGTGACTTATCTGCACCATACCGAAGCGGATATTCCCTGGTATCGGGGTGATGACTGGTACTACCTCAAGGGCGCCCTCTCCACCATTGACCGGGATTATGGCATTTTCAACGAAATTCACCATAATATTGGCACCCACGTCGCCCACCACATTTTCCATACCATTCCCCACTACTATCTCAAGGATGCGACGGAAGCGATCAAGCCTCTCCTGGGCGATTATTACCGGGTGAGCCATGCTCCCATTTGGCGCAGTTTCTTTAGATCCCAAAAGGCCTGCCATTACATCGCCGATCAAGGGTCTAACCTCTACTATCAGCCGAAAAAGTAG
- a CDS encoding Tic20 family protein has product MSTTTEPTDRLFGALPYLLPLVYALPLGIPFLRQFPILSIIYVPLQPLIRLYSFPFAGLIIFFVLYSAVVRNSRISHFIRFNTLQAILIDIALILLSIVIQLFGFGSGGILIETLSNVAFLGTLVACGYAMVQSILGKYAELPTISQAAYSQLPY; this is encoded by the coding sequence ATGTCCACTACCACTGAACCCACGGATCGTTTATTTGGCGCCTTACCCTACCTTCTACCCCTCGTTTATGCCTTGCCCCTGGGGATTCCATTTTTGAGGCAATTCCCGATTCTCTCGATTATCTATGTACCCCTACAGCCATTAATCCGCCTTTATTCTTTTCCCTTTGCGGGGCTGATTATTTTCTTCGTCCTCTACAGCGCGGTGGTACGGAACAGCCGGATTAGTCACTTCATCCGCTTCAACACCCTACAAGCGATTCTCATCGATATTGCCTTGATTTTATTGAGCATTGTGATTCAATTATTCGGCTTTGGGAGTGGGGGCATTCTCATCGAAACCCTTTCTAATGTAGCTTTCCTCGGCACTCTAGTCGCCTGTGGTTATGCCATGGTGCAATCAATTCTCGGCAAATATGCGGAGTTGCCGACCATCTCCCAGGCCGCCTATTCCCAATTACCCTACTAA
- a CDS encoding COP23 domain-containing protein, which translates to MAKLMMLEPYQLLLGGVVAIAFLTVGLTVGVSNALGRNILKPRQFSCQPVIEPQTGELMWTVFHQGQGQPQPWLQMVPGMEGDVSLKSRCEQVAQRLDSLASQELRALTYQPNPATPEREVICALTQVKSAPCTTLLILKPDTDPTQFFADLTLPLRQWGERMQLETANQVPLDLQPYLLGPASP; encoded by the coding sequence ATGGCGAAATTGATGATGTTAGAGCCTTATCAATTATTGTTGGGCGGCGTAGTGGCGATCGCCTTTTTGACGGTGGGCCTCACGGTGGGGGTGAGTAATGCCCTGGGGCGTAATATTCTCAAACCACGGCAGTTTAGCTGTCAGCCCGTCATAGAACCCCAAACAGGAGAGTTGATGTGGACAGTCTTCCATCAAGGCCAGGGACAACCACAACCTTGGCTACAAATGGTGCCGGGCATGGAAGGGGATGTGTCCCTCAAAAGTCGTTGTGAACAGGTGGCCCAGCGGCTCGATTCACTGGCATCACAAGAGCTCCGCGCCCTTACCTATCAGCCCAATCCGGCCACCCCAGAACGGGAAGTGATCTGTGCCCTAACCCAGGTTAAAAGTGCCCCTTGTACAACGCTCTTGATTTTGAAGCCCGATACAGACCCAACGCAGTTTTTTGCAGATTTGACCCTGCCCCTGCGCCAATGGGGGGAGAGGATGCAATTAGAGACCGCAAACCAAGTGCCCCTCGATCTGCAACCCTATCTTCTGGGGCCCGCGTCTCCCTAG
- a CDS encoding RNA-guided endonuclease TnpB family protein, whose amino-acid sequence MVTRRITYRLYPSRQQQKKLHYWRRLHCSLYNAAIANRKTQYQKFNHAVDYFEQQNSLPGFKQVWPEFKELGSHALQATLKRVDFAFNRFFKGLGGYPKFKASRRYGGWTYPCGAGWQVETDGQHGFLKLSHLGRMQMRGKARTWGKPTTCTIFFRQGKWYASITVKCEPKRETEGGSVGIDLGCKEAITLSTGEQLSKPGFIKVGEVAVRQASKQLRRKRAPNRNKRVKASRRWQKARRQVSMRQRKITRQREDWLHQITSNIVSGNSLVAGEQLNVKNMTRKAKKGSKRKAQKTGLNRSILSVGFGMIGSMLEYKLAEAGGFYVESPTRTLKPSQRCAKCWELTPKTLADRVHICSNPNCGHREDRDINAAQVNLAWARGQELASSVAEPPSSTDCGSMRQLGAMKRRKLHAS is encoded by the coding sequence ATGGTAACACGCCGAATCACTTACAGGCTCTATCCAAGTCGCCAACAGCAAAAAAAGCTGCACTATTGGCGGCGTTTACATTGCAGTTTGTATAACGCAGCGATTGCTAACCGTAAAACCCAGTACCAAAAGTTCAACCATGCAGTCGATTACTTTGAGCAGCAAAATAGTCTGCCAGGGTTCAAGCAAGTATGGCCAGAATTTAAGGAACTGGGTTCCCATGCCCTACAGGCAACGTTAAAGCGAGTGGACTTTGCCTTCAACCGATTTTTTAAGGGATTGGGGGGATATCCAAAGTTCAAGGCATCTCGACGCTATGGAGGGTGGACATATCCCTGCGGGGCAGGTTGGCAGGTAGAAACAGACGGTCAGCATGGCTTTCTCAAGTTGAGCCACTTAGGCAGAATGCAAATGAGAGGGAAAGCTCGCACCTGGGGAAAACCAACAACTTGCACAATTTTCTTCCGCCAGGGCAAGTGGTATGCCTCAATCACCGTCAAATGTGAACCCAAGCGGGAAACCGAGGGTGGGTCTGTGGGGATTGATTTAGGTTGCAAGGAAGCGATTACCCTTTCTACAGGGGAGCAACTATCAAAGCCTGGCTTTATCAAAGTCGGTGAGGTTGCTGTAAGGCAAGCATCCAAGCAACTCAGACGAAAGCGTGCACCAAACCGAAATAAGCGAGTTAAAGCATCGCGGCGGTGGCAAAAAGCGAGACGGCAGGTATCAATGCGGCAACGCAAAATTACCCGTCAGCGCGAAGATTGGCTGCATCAAATCACAAGCAACATAGTCAGCGGTAATAGCCTAGTTGCAGGTGAGCAGTTAAACGTCAAAAACATGACCCGCAAAGCCAAAAAAGGCAGCAAACGGAAAGCTCAAAAAACAGGGCTTAACCGCTCCATTCTCTCGGTTGGCTTCGGCATGATTGGTTCAATGCTGGAATACAAGCTGGCAGAGGCAGGAGGATTTTATGTGGAGTCCCCGACAAGGACGCTTAAGCCCTCTCAGCGTTGCGCTAAATGTTGGGAGCTAACGCCAAAGACATTGGCAGACAGGGTACATATTTGCTCAAACCCAAACTGTGGCCACAGGGAGGATAGAGATATCAATGCAGCTCAGGTTAATTTAGCCTGGGCAAGGGGTCAGGAACTGGCCTCTTCAGTCGCGGAGCCGCCAAGCTCTACCGATTGCGGAAGCATGAGGCAACTTGGGGCGATGAAACGACGGAAACTCCATGCCTCTTAG
- a CDS encoding transglycosylase SLT domain-containing protein: protein MKRVRVKYSSPTFWIGLGLTGVLGLGAIAARQQIPLLSQNASQVESSEASDSEVLTLVEQTPEERREQLEAIANGKKKSLDRSRARYLLGMDYLVEQDGAAALAAFENLEQDYPVLTPHILIKRGRAYELVNNPEQAQVIWFDVVQNYPEDGAAAEALFRLSAYDGKYADQAIAEYPAHPRTQSLIQQRLADNPKQRDLLELRLKYDADAPDIAAVRQALIDNFAEQLSPETWQAIADSFWDQWQYADAATAYQKAPRTPQNLYRLARSFQVSDQPEQARPAYEALIKTFPDAPETGLGLRRLATLVNDTTALTYLDQATQKFPEEAPDALFAKANLLEKLGSNSSASQTREKALSSYKDGAATTEYRWQQAERYAAEENYTKAIEWAKAIASLTPDHSLTPESIFWTGKWQQQLGETQAAKQAYQQVLRDYPESYYAWRSAVQLGWDVGDFNSVRSLQPVLDIPETRPVPPAGSETFQELYRLGQDFDAWNTLQLELASKTDLTVPETFTQGLLKLAQGRYLQGINTIWNLSQRDNPGDRQAWLALRENETYWHSLFPFPYAEPIQRWAAENDLNPLLVVSLMRQESRFEKNIESPVGAKGLMQVMPSTAEWIAQQTDSGTYDLSDPESNIQLGTWYLRYTHREYDDNSMLAIASYNAGPGNVAQWLQRYGLDDPDTFIEQIPFNETKNYVESVFANYWNYERLYNPELNRKLQTL from the coding sequence ATGAAGCGGGTTCGGGTCAAGTACAGTTCGCCAACCTTTTGGATTGGCCTTGGTTTAACGGGGGTTTTGGGTCTGGGGGCAATCGCCGCCCGGCAGCAGATCCCGTTGTTATCCCAGAATGCCAGCCAAGTGGAATCCTCTGAAGCAAGCGATTCTGAGGTGTTGACCCTGGTAGAACAAACACCAGAGGAACGTCGGGAACAGCTTGAGGCGATCGCCAACGGGAAGAAAAAGAGTCTTGACCGCAGTCGCGCCCGTTACTTGTTAGGGATGGATTATCTCGTCGAACAGGATGGTGCCGCTGCCCTAGCCGCCTTCGAGAACCTAGAGCAGGACTATCCCGTACTCACGCCCCATATTTTGATCAAACGGGGGCGTGCCTATGAATTAGTCAACAATCCTGAACAGGCCCAGGTAATTTGGTTTGATGTGGTGCAAAATTACCCGGAGGATGGTGCCGCCGCCGAAGCCCTTTTTCGCCTCAGTGCCTACGATGGGAAGTATGCCGACCAGGCGATCGCCGAATATCCCGCCCACCCGCGCACCCAAAGCTTAATTCAACAGCGTCTTGCCGATAACCCCAAGCAACGGGATCTGTTGGAACTACGCCTCAAATATGACGCCGATGCCCCGGATATTGCCGCAGTCCGTCAAGCTTTAATCGATAATTTTGCCGAGCAGTTATCCCCAGAAACCTGGCAGGCGATCGCCGATAGCTTTTGGGATCAATGGCAGTATGCCGACGCCGCCACCGCCTACCAAAAAGCACCCCGAACGCCCCAGAATTTGTACCGCCTCGCCCGCAGCTTCCAGGTCAGTGACCAACCGGAGCAAGCCCGACCTGCCTACGAAGCTTTGATCAAAACTTTCCCCGATGCCCCAGAAACGGGCCTTGGTTTACGTCGTCTCGCAACTTTAGTCAATGACACTACGGCGCTAACTTATTTAGATCAAGCCACCCAAAAATTTCCAGAGGAAGCCCCCGACGCTCTTTTTGCCAAGGCCAACCTTTTAGAAAAGTTGGGGAGTAACAGTTCCGCCAGCCAAACCCGCGAAAAAGCCCTCAGTTCCTATAAAGACGGAGCCGCCACCACAGAATATCGCTGGCAACAGGCCGAACGTTATGCCGCAGAAGAAAATTACACCAAGGCCATTGAATGGGCCAAGGCGATCGCCTCCCTGACCCCCGACCATTCCCTCACCCCTGAATCTATTTTTTGGACGGGAAAATGGCAACAACAACTCGGTGAAACCCAAGCGGCGAAACAAGCCTATCAACAAGTCCTCCGCGACTACCCCGAATCCTACTATGCTTGGCGATCGGCAGTGCAACTTGGTTGGGATGTGGGAGATTTTAACTCTGTGCGCAGCCTCCAACCAGTATTAGATATTCCCGAAACTCGCCCTGTCCCCCCGGCAGGTTCCGAAACGTTTCAGGAGCTTTATCGCCTCGGCCAGGATTTTGACGCTTGGAATACCCTCCAACTCGAACTCGCGAGTAAAACAGATCTTACTGTCCCCGAAACCTTTACCCAGGGTTTGTTGAAACTTGCCCAAGGTCGCTATCTCCAGGGGATCAATACCATTTGGAATCTCAGCCAACGGGATAACCCCGGCGATCGCCAAGCTTGGTTAGCACTCCGGGAAAACGAAACCTATTGGCACTCCCTTTTCCCGTTCCCCTATGCAGAGCCGATCCAGCGTTGGGCCGCCGAAAATGACCTCAATCCCCTATTGGTCGTTTCTTTAATGCGCCAAGAATCTCGCTTTGAGAAAAATATTGAATCCCCGGTGGGAGCAAAGGGGTTAATGCAGGTGATGCCCAGTACCGCCGAATGGATTGCCCAGCAGACCGATAGTGGCACCTATGATCTCAGTGACCCAGAAAGCAATATTCAGCTCGGTACCTGGTATCTGCGCTATACCCACCGGGAATATGATGACAATTCTATGTTGGCGATCGCCAGTTACAATGCTGGCCCCGGCAACGTGGCCCAATGGCTACAACGTTACGGCCTCGATGACCCCGACACCTTTATCGAACAGATTCCGTTCAATGAAACGAAAAACTACGTCGAATCTGTCTTTGCGAATTATTGGAACTACGAACGCCTTTACAATCCTGAGCTAAACCGAAAACTCCAAACTCTCTAA
- a CDS encoding ATP-dependent 6-phosphofructokinase, translating into MGNVKKIGVLTSGGDCSGLNAAIRAVTRCARHRYGWEVIGICRATLGLLQDPPETIVLTEDRVDTWLTMGGTMLGTTNKGNPFAFPMEDGSLKDRSQEIGEAYHRLGLDALVGIGGDGSLAILQKLAHLGGMNLVGIPKTIDNDVGITERSIGFETAVNIATEALDRLHFTAASHNRVMIVEVMGRDAGHIALNAGIAGGAHVILIPEIAYDLQTVCEFICDRQNSGKDHTLVVVSEAVCTTSGETLKHELQFGECRLGGIGQYMGDEVAKKTGAETRVTVLGHIQRGGIASPLDRLLASAFGVAAVDLIAQGKFDRMVTWQNGQVSSVPIREAIEINRVVNPEGTLVKTARGLGICLGDRPGKI; encoded by the coding sequence ATGGGAAACGTAAAAAAAATCGGTGTACTCACCAGTGGCGGCGACTGCTCTGGCCTGAATGCCGCTATTCGAGCTGTAACCCGCTGTGCCCGGCATCGATACGGCTGGGAAGTCATTGGTATTTGTCGGGCGACCCTCGGCCTGCTCCAGGATCCGCCAGAAACCATTGTCCTCACCGAAGATCGGGTGGATACTTGGTTGACCATGGGAGGCACCATGTTGGGGACAACCAATAAAGGGAATCCCTTTGCTTTTCCCATGGAAGATGGTTCCCTCAAAGATCGTTCCCAGGAAATCGGCGAAGCCTACCACCGTCTAGGGCTAGATGCCCTGGTCGGGATTGGTGGCGACGGGAGCTTGGCCATTCTCCAGAAATTGGCGCACCTGGGGGGCATGAACCTCGTGGGCATCCCCAAGACCATTGATAATGATGTGGGCATCACAGAGCGTTCCATTGGCTTTGAAACGGCGGTGAATATTGCCACGGAAGCTTTAGACCGGCTACATTTTACGGCGGCGAGCCACAACCGGGTGATGATTGTGGAAGTAATGGGCCGTGATGCCGGCCACATTGCCTTGAATGCCGGGATTGCAGGCGGTGCCCATGTGATCTTGATTCCAGAGATCGCCTACGATTTACAGACGGTGTGTGAGTTTATTTGCGATCGCCAAAATTCCGGTAAAGATCATACCCTCGTCGTTGTTTCCGAGGCTGTCTGTACGACCTCTGGAGAAACCCTTAAACACGAATTGCAATTTGGGGAATGTCGCCTGGGGGGCATCGGCCAATACATGGGCGATGAAGTCGCCAAAAAGACGGGCGCAGAAACGCGGGTAACGGTATTGGGCCACATCCAGCGGGGGGGCATCGCCTCACCCCTAGACCGTTTGTTAGCCTCAGCCTTTGGGGTCGCGGCGGTGGACTTGATCGCCCAGGGCAAGTTTGATCGCATGGTGACGTGGCAAAATGGCCAGGTGTCTAGTGTGCCGATTCGTGAGGCCATCGAGATCAATCGGGTCGTTAATCCGGAGGGAACTTTGGTCAAAACCGCGCGGGGATTAGGGATTTGTCTCGGCGATCGCCCTGGTAAAATTTAG